In the genome of Natronorubrum daqingense, the window GCGGGGATAGCCGAAGATCCGGTCGGTCTCTCTCCGTCCCATCGATCCTTGTTTCCCACGACGGGACCAATCGACGTAGTTCTAGCGGCGCGCTGGGCGTACTCGAGGGTTGGTACCGACCGTTTGTGGTGTCGTTCCCACCCGGAGAAGTAGCGCGAAGAGTTCCCGAGAGCCCTATCCGCCGCCAGTCACGACGACCGGTCGGTCGGTGTTCAAGATCACCGACTGGGTGACGCTGCCGAAGACGGCCTTTCCGACGGGAGAGCGTTTGCGGCCGCCGAGAACGATGGCGTCGACGTCGTACTCCTGGGCCGTCTCGAGGATATCGCCGTCTTCGACGGTACCGCTTTTCTCGAGGATGGTGACGTCGACACCGGTGTCCTCGAGGTGGGTGTTCGCCCGTCGAACGGATCCGATCCGGGACGCGGATTTGTACTGCTCGAACTCCTGTGGCAAGTCCGCACTCTCCTCGTCGAAGATGAAGAGGACGTAGGCCTCGACGATTTCGTCTGCGTCGGGCAGTGAGGCGACGTACGATGCCTGTTCGAGCGCTCGATCTTCGTTCGTGTCGACGGGGACGAGAACGCGGTGCATAGCGAAGCATTCACACAGCGAGCTAATAAAACCGACTTCAGTTGTCACGTCGCTGGAAGTGCGAGCGTCTCGTTCCTCGTCGTCGCGAAGGCCGCGGCGTTGAATCTCGCCGCTCGATGGACGTCGAACGAGTCGGTCTCGAGGGCGTTCGAGCCGTCGTACTGGCGCACGACGGTCTCGACAGACGCCGGGATTTCGGGGCCAGCACGTCGCGTGTTTCGACACGTCACACGCTGATCGTTCGGCCGTGGGTCGCTACCACCCTCAGTGTAAATACAGCTTGATCGAGCGACACAACAGTCAGAATTGGTGCAACAGTGGGAAGTCACTGAACAACTATCCACAGAAGACGTGATCGTTCGGTCTGATGATCCCTCACTCGAGACGAAACGTACTCAGAGCAGTCGGCGCCAGCGGCCTCGGTCTCGCCGGCGTCGCCGGAACCGCGAGTGCAACCTGCCAACCCGAACCTTCGGGACAACGCTACGAGGTACAAGTGTTCGTCACCGACGCGCTCTACGAGCACTGCGCTCAACAGTACGGCGACGGATTCCGCGCGAGAGACCGGGCCGAGACCTGGATCGAAGGTGCCTTCGATCAGGTCAACCAGGAGGTCACGGTTCTCTCGACCGACGAAGTGATCCCCGCACCGGCCGAGATTATCCGCGGTTCGGAGACGGTGTGCGTGCAAAACCCGTGTGGCTCGACGACGACGTGTTACCCGTCGGTGCTCCAGTGGTGGCGAGACTACGCGTGTCAACTCGAGTCGCCGCTGGCGGCCGATTCGAACGTGTTGCTCACGGCGGCGTTGAGCGCCGCTGGAAATCGACTGTTGAGCGGCGGTCGGGCCTACCGCGGCGGCAACATGGCGGTCGCGTACACCGGTCGAGCGGCGGCGGACGCCGGTACGACGTACAGCGAGACCGTCTCCGCACCGAACACGGGCGCAAACGGCATGCACACGGTGCTTCACGAACTGGGTCACACCCTCCAGATGACGAACGGCGAGGCGGGGGCCGCACACGGGAACGACGGCTACGACGTGCACAACGTCGGCGGCGCGACGACCGCCTCGGGCGGGTTCGTTCCGACGACGGCGGTCAGTCCGCTCGCCGATCCGACCGCATCGACGAGCGAGTGTGGCTGTGGAGTCGGCGACCGCGACGCGTTCTTGATGCGCTGGACCGGTTGTAGCATCTCCTACTGGGGTGACGCACGATGAATCCAAATCCGATCGAACT includes:
- a CDS encoding universal stress protein, coding for MHRVLVPVDTNEDRALEQASYVASLPDADEIVEAYVLFIFDEESADLPQEFEQYKSASRIGSVRRANTHLEDTGVDVTILEKSGTVEDGDILETAQEYDVDAIVLGGRKRSPVGKAVFGSVTQSVILNTDRPVVVTGGG